A single genomic interval of Corylus avellana chromosome ca10, CavTom2PMs-1.0 harbors:
- the LOC132164645 gene encoding diaminopimelate decarboxylase 1, chloroplastic-like has product MAATNFFSHSPTLPKALKSPLNQNPFSQIPIVPLKPTPRLLSLRAVLSPNPAKTSTPTTPIHHCFSKSSDGFLHCEGLKVQDVMESVERRPFYLYSKPQITRNVVAYKEALEGLSSIIGYAIKANNNLKILEHLRELGCGAVLVSGNELRLALRAGFDPTKCIFNGNGKLLEDLVLAAEKGVFVNVDSEFDLENIVAAARIAGKKVNVLLRINPDVDPQVHPYVATGNKNSKFGIRNEKLQWFLDAVKAHPNELKLAGAHCHLGSTITKVDIFRDAAVLMVNYIDQIRAQGFEVDYLNIGGGLGIDYYHSGAVLPTPRDLIDTVRDLVLSRNLKLIIEPGRSLIANTCCLVNRVTGVKTNGTKNFVVIDGSMAELIRPSLYDAYQHIELVSPAPPDAEISTFDVVGPVCESADFLGKDRELQTPAKGAGLVVHDAGAYCMSMASTYNLKMRPPEYWVEEDGSVSKIRHGETFEDHIRFFEGL; this is encoded by the exons ATGGCGGCTACAAACTTCTTCTCCCACTCCCCAACCCTCCCCAAAGCCCTAAAATCCCCTCTAAACCAAAACCCATTTTCCCAAATTCCAATTGTACCTCTCAAACCCACTCCAAGACTTCTCTCCCTCAGAGCCGTCCTCTCCCCGAACCCCGCCAAAACCTCAACTCCGACCACCCCAATTCACCACTGTTTCTCCAAATCTTCAGATGGGTTTCTCCACTGTGAGGGCCTCAAGGTCCAGGACGTTATGGAATCCGTGGAAAGGAGGCCTTTTTATCTCTACAGCAAGCCCCAGATTACCAGGAATGTCGTGGCCTACAAGGAGGCATTGGAGGGGCTGAGCTCCATTATTGGGTACGCCATCAAAGCCAACAATAACTTGAAGATTCTGGAGCATTTGAGAGAGCTTGGTTGCGGTGCCGTGCTCGTTAGTGGCAATGAGCTGAGGCTGGCTCTCCGTGCCGGTTTTGATCCCACTAA GTGTATTTTTAATGGGAACGGGAAACTCTTGGAGGATTTGGTATTAGCTGCCGAAAAGGGTGTCTTTGTTAATGTTGATAGTGAGTTTGACTTGGAGAATATTGTGGCAGCTGCAAGAATTGCGGGCAAGAAGGTCAATGTTTTACTTCGGATCAACCCGGATGTGGATCCTCAG GTCCATCCTTATGTAGCCACCGGGAATAAGAACTCCAAATTTGGTATTAGAAATGAGAAGCTGCAATGGTTCTTGGATGCTGTAAAGGCACATCCTAATGAGCTGAAGCTTGCGGGAGCTCATTGCCATCTTGGGTCTACCATTACCAAG gTGGACATATTCAGGGATGCTGCGGTTCTTATGGTCAACTACATTGACCAAATCCGAGCTCAAGGATTCGAAGTTGATTACTTAAATATTGGAGGTGGTCTTGGTATAGATTATTATCATTCTGGTGCCGTCCTTCCCACACCCAGAGATCTTATTGATACT GTTCGAGACCTGGTACTTTCACGGAATCTTAAACTCATCATTGAGCCTGGGAGATCATTGATTGCAAATACTTGCTGCTTGGTTAATCGGGTAACTGGAGTCAAAACTAATGGAACAAAAAACTTTGTTGTGATTGATGGCAGCATGGCTGAACTTATCCGTCCTAGTCTATATGATGCTTATCAA CACATAGAGCTGGTTTCTCCTGCACCTCCTGATGCTGAGATCTCAACTTTTGATGTGGTGGGTCCTGTATGTGAGTCAGCAGATTTCCTGGGAAAGGATAGGGAACTTCAAACTCCAGCCAAA GGAGCTGGTCTGGTTGTTCATGATGCAGGTGCTTACTGCATGAGCATGGCGTCAACTTATAATCTTAAGATGCGCCCTCCTGAGTACTGG gTTGAAGAAGATGGGTCAGTGTCCAAAATCCGGCACGGCGAAACATTTGAAGACCATATAAGATTCTTTGAAGGGCTTTGA
- the LOC132163313 gene encoding disease resistance protein RPV1-like, with protein MSILIKTYYGTHNHPLPVGSITAMASAALADFLRLLDLSNPLSEGTPSFTQAPLPYDMIDPDDPSQGIVVDLTSQFPMPKSPVRDQDQNQPPMILASEDSKKDVQSNSTTTSTSFSRPHCNYDVFLSFRGEDTRKNFTDHLYSALVRLGIHTFRDDEELPRGKTISTELLSAIHGSKIFIVIFSKGYASSRWCLDELVEIVNYKNTKGHTLLPIFYHVNSSDVRNQTGTFAEAFARHEERFQTDMERVQRWKKALTDTANCSGWDLKCIANGYESKFIKEIVEEVMCKVNPVRLDVAKHPIGIESRVHDIKDLLSLASSDVCIVGIYGMGGIGKTTLAKAVYNEICVGFEESSFLSNFKESSEKSDGLLHLQEQLLNDILKTNLKIDNVDRGISIIKERICGKKVFVIVDDVDDFEKLHWLVEKEWLGPGSRIIVTTRDEHVLSPLRVDKKYKVRELNHWESLRLFSWHAFKMTNPKEEYLELSYEAMTYAGGIPLALVVWGSFLKDRSVAEWKSELERLQITPDEKIQKILRISFDSLKSPTNDIFLDIACFFVGMDKEYAFKILDGCNLFPGIGIPILIQRSLVIVDSQNKLMMHNMIRDMGREIVRKESPKHPKKRSRLWLHEDVLNVLRNHTGSETVEGLILNLLLLEDVNLKTEAFTNMKNLRLLQIDSVHLTGSYEHLSKELKWLHWHKCPLKFLPQNFHLENLVILDMQHSNVKQVWKKKKIFNKLKVLNLSNSKCLTESPDFSQVPQLEILILEGCTSLVKVHESIGYLKRLVLLNLQKCKNLRNLPSSIYNLESLTTLVLSECLNLKKLPDYLGNMMALTVLHVENTAIKQLPSSFSLLKNLETLSLRGSECLIESPKFLETSCLKKLILEGCTSLVEVHNSIGLLKILKELNLGRCKKLRNLPSSISNLELLETLVLSDCLELDKLPEQLGNMKALKFLLAGRTNIEQRPSSLGPKRNPIIMPLLGCEVPSSSRISPKGSKHISLFPSPYELWSLTNLRQLDLSGRNLSEDEFPVEFGVLSSLEILDLSRNNFRNLPDCINYLPELLQLNLNECSTLQSISVPFIVQVFGILRANDCTSLERILTLTNKSLGSLSLNNCQKLVEIQSSKSLRSGACLHMGRCNNLSPAFRESVLQMLCKTDHIGTICLPGSEIPNWFCHRTIGSSISIRVPSFWGGKIGMLLCVVLAAKKEAPRNLSGVSSFSWRLRNKTRTHQMPLYLGSPAGCFFGSCEDQIFVQAMGDDHLTRGYMKSGDEIELFVHFRNEEIRVKKCGIHLLVDEPSVIVTSGDKMTRFFVGNEFRIYGGDTNCIIPLDEANATEVDESDYYSSILQM; from the exons ATGTCTATACTTATAAAAACCTATTACGGCACACATAACCATCCACTTCCTGTCGGTTCAATTACTGCCATGGCTTCCGCGGCCTTAGCAGATTTCCTTAGGTTATTGGATTTAAGTAATCCTCTTTCAGAAGGAACCCCCAGTTTCACCCAAGCACCCCTTCCTTACGATATGATTGACCCTGACGACCCTTCCCAAGGAATTGTTGTTGACCTTACAAGTCAATTCCCAATGCCCAAATCACCAGTGCGAGACCAAGACCAAAACCAGCCTCCCATGATTCTTGCCAGCGAAGACTCAAAGAAAGACG TACAATCAAACTCAACCACAACAAGTACCTCCTTTTCCAGACCTCATTGCAATTACGATGTCTTTTTGAGTTTTAGAGGTGAAGATACCCGCAAGAACTTCACCGATCACCTTTACTCTGCTTTAGTGCGACTCGGAATTCACACCTTTCGAGATGATGAGGAGCTTCCAAGAGGAAAGACCATCTCTACGGAACTACTTAGTGCTATTCATGGatcaaaaattttcattgtaATTTTCTCCAAAGGTTATGCTTCCTCTAGGTGGTGCCTCGATGAGCTTGTGGAGATTGTAAACTATAAGAATACCAAAGGTCACACTCTTTTACCCATATTTTACCACGTGAACTCTTCAGATGTTCGAAACCAGACTGGAACTTTTGCGGAAGCCTTTGCTAGGCATGAAGAGCGATTTCAAACTGATATGGAGAGGGTGCAGAGGTGGAAGAAAGCTCTTACTGATACTGCGAATTGTTCCGGCTGGGATCTCAAATGCATTGCAAATGG gtatgaatcaaaattcatCAAAGAGATTGTTGAAGAAGTTATGTGTAAAGTAAACCCTGTTCGGTTGGATGTCGCCAAACACCCAATAGGAATAGAGTCTCGTGTTCATGATATTAAAGATTTATTAAGTCTGGCATCAAGTGATGTTTGCATTGTGGGCATTTACGGAATGGGAGGTATCGGTAAAACAACCCTAGCAAAAGCTGTTTATAATGAAATATGTGTTGGATTTGAAGAAagtagttttctttcaaactttaaagAAAGCTCAGAAAAGTCTGATGGCTTACTTCATTTACAAGAGCAACTTCTTAATGATATcttgaaaacaaatttgaagATTGATAATGTTGATAGAGGAATTAGtataattaaggaaagaatttgtggaaaaaaagtttttgttattgttgatgatgtggatgACTTTGAAAAACTACATTGGTTAGTCGAAAAGGAATGGCTTGGTCCGGGAAGCAGAATCATTGTAACCACTAGAGATGAACATGTGTTAAGTCCATTGAGAGTAGATAAAAAATATAAGGTCAGAGAATTGAATCATTGGGAGTCTCTTCGACTATTCAGTTGGCATGCCTTCAAAATGACTAATCCTAAAGAAGAATACTTGGAGCTTTCGTATGAAGCAATGACTTATGCCGGAGGTATCCCTTTAGCTCTTGTGGTTTGGGGTTCTTTTCTTAAAGATAGAAGTGTTGCTGAATGGAAAAGTGAATTGGAAAGACTACAAATAACTCCTGATGAGAAGATTCAAAaaatacttagaataagttttgaTTCATTGAAGAGTCCTACAAATGACATTTTCCTTgatattgcatgtttctttGTCGGTATGGACAAAGAATATGCTTTCAAAATACTTGATGGTTGTAATTTATTTCCAGGGATTGGTATCCCTATTCTCATTCAGAGGTCACTTGTGATAGTTGATTCCCAAAATAAGTTGATGATGCATAATATGATTCGAGATATGGGAAGGGAAATTGTTCGTAAAGAATCGCCGAAACATCCAAAAAAGCGCAGCAGATTGTGGTTACATGAGGATGTTTTAAATGTATTACGAAACCATACG GGATCAGAAACAGTCGAGGGTCTCATTTTAAATCTCCTCTTACTTGAAGATGTCAATTTGAAAACTGAAGCATTTACAAATATGAAGAATTTGAGATTGCTCCAAATCGATTCTGTGCATCTCACAGGGTCTTATGAACATCTCTCTAAAGAGCTAAAATGGCTTCATTGGCATAAGTGCCCTCTGAAATTTTTACCGCAGAATTTTCATCTAGAGAACCTTGTTATTCTTGACATGCAGCACAGTAACGTCAAACAagtttggaagaagaagaaa ATATTCAACAAGTTGAAGGTCCTTAATCTCAGCAATTCCAAATGTCTCACCGAATCACCAGACTTCTCACAAGTCCCACAATTGGAGATACTAATACTTGAGGGTTGCACAAGCTTGGTTAAGGTTCATGAGTCTATTGGATATCTCAAAAGACTTGTTTTGCTGAATTTACAAAAATGCAAGAACCTTAGGAATCTTCCAAGCAGCATTTATAACTTAGAATCTCTTACAACTCTTGTATTGTCTGAGTGCCTTAATCTTAAAAAGTTACCGGATTACTTGGGGAATATGATGGCTTTAACGGTGCTGCATGTGGAGAACACTGCTATTAAGCAACTACCATCCTCCTTTAGCCTTCTGAAGAATCTTGAAACTTTATCATTACGTGGAAGTGAATGCCTCATTGAATCACCAAAGTTCTTAGAAACTTCTTGCTTAAAGAAACTGATACTTGAAGGTTGTACAAGCTTGGTTGAGGTTCACAACTCCATTGGACTTCTAAAAATACTAAAGGAACTAAATTTGGGCAGGTGCAAGAAGCTTAGAAATCTTCCAAGTAGCATTTCTAACTTAGAGCTTCTTGAAACTCTTGTGTTGTCTGACTGCTTAGAACTTGATAAGTTACCGGAACAATTGGGGAATATGAAggctttaaaatttttgttggcAGGCAGAACTAATATTGAGCAACGACCATCCTCCTTGGGTCCTAAAAGGAATCCTATAATTATGCCGTTACTTGGATGTGAAGTACCATCCTCATCACGGATATCACCTAAAGGCTCCAAGCACATAAGTTTGTTTCCTTCCCCTTATGAATTATGGTCTTTGACAAACCTGAGACAACTAGATCTCAGTGGGCGTAATTTGTCTGAAGATGAGTTTCCTGTTGAATTTGGAGTTTTATCTTCACTCGAAATATTGGATTTATCGAGAAACAATTTTCGTAACCTACCTGATTGCATCAACTACCTTCCTGAATTATTGCAATTGAATTTGAACGAGTGTAGTACTCTTCAATCAATCTCAGTCCCCTTTATTGTACaggtttttggaattttgagAGCAAATGACTGCACATCATTGGAAAGAATCTTAACTTTGACGAACAAGAGTTTAGGATCTTTGTCCCTTAATAATTGCCAGAAACTGGTTGAGATTCAAAGTTCGAAGAGTTTGCGATCTGGAGCATGTCTTCACATGGGAAGGTGCAACAATCTATCACCTGCTTTTAGGGAGAGTGTTCtccag atgtTGTGCAAGACAGATCATATAGGTACCATTTGCCTCCCCGGAAGTGAGATTCCAAATTGGTTTTGCCATCGGACAATCGGTTCTTCAATATCCATTCGTGTACCCTCCTTTTGGGGTGGTAAAATCGGGATGCTTCTTTGCGTTGTTCTTGCGGCAAAAAAGGAAGCACCCAGAAACCTATCTGGAGTGAGTAGCTTCAGCTGGAGATTACGTAATAAAACTAGAACTCACCAAATGCCTTTATATTTAGGGTCCCCAGCTGGTTGCTTTTTTGGTAGCTGTGAAGATCAAATATTTGTACAGGCGATGGGAGATGATCATCTTACGCGAGGTTATATGAAAAGTGGAGACGAAATAGAGCTGTTCGTACACTTCCGGAATGAAGAAATACGAGTGAAGAAATGTGGAATTCATCTACTAGTTGATGAGCCAAGTGTAATTGTTACAAGTGGAGACAAAATGACGAGGTTCTTCGTCGGCAATGAATTCCGGATTTATGGAGGAGACACGAATTGTATAATACCACTTGATGAGGCAAATGCCACAGAAGTAGATGAAAGTGATTATTATAGTTCCATTCTACAGATGTGA
- the LOC132164319 gene encoding disease resistance protein RPV1-like — protein sequence MKNLRLLQIDSVHLTGSYEHLSKELKWLHWHKCPLKFLPQNFHLENLVILDMQHSNVKQVWKKKKIFNKLKVLNLSNSKCLTESPDFSQVPQLEILILEGCTSLVKVHESIGYLKRLVLLNLQKCKNLRNLPSSIYNLESLTTLVLSECLNLKKLPDYLGNMMALTVLHVENTAIKQLPSSFSLLKNLETLSLRGSECLIESPKFLETSCLKKLILEGCTSLVEVHNSIGLLKILKELNLGRCKKLRNLPSSISNLELLETLVLSDCLELDKLPEQLGNMKALKFLLAGRTNIEQRPSSLGPKRNPIIMPLLGCEVPSSSRISPKGSKHISLFPSPYELWSLTNLRQLDLSGRNLSEDEFPVEFGVLSSLEILDLSRNNFRNLPDCINYLPELLQLNLNECSTLQSISVPFIVQVFGILRANDCISLERILTLTNESLGSLSLNNCQKLVEIQSSKSLRSGACLLMGRCNNLSPAFRESVLQMLCKTDHIGTICLPGSEIPNWFSHRTIGSSICIRVPSFWGGKIGKMLLCVVLAAKKEAPRNLSGVSSFSWRLHNKTRTHQMPLYLVFPADCFFGSCEDQIFVEAMGDDHLTRGYMKSGDEIEVSVDFSDEEVKGEIQVKKCGIHLLVDEPSVIDTSGDKIKRFFVGKEVPVYAGEVCRIPLNEANATQVDESDFCSSLDFFLRTQLRHH from the exons ATGAAGAATTTGAGATTGCTCCAAATCGATTCTGTGCATCTCACAGGGTCTTATGAACATCTCTCTAAAGAGCTAAAATGGCTTCATTGGCATAAGTGCCCTCTGAAATTTTTACCGCAGAATTTTCATCTAGAGAACCTTGTTATTCTTGACATGCAGCACAGTAACGTCAAACAagtttggaagaagaagaaa ATATTCAACAAGTTGAAGGTCCTTAATCTCAGCAATTCCAAATGTCTCACCGAATCACCAGACTTCTCACAAGTCCCACAATTGGAGATACTAATACTTGAGGGTTGCACAAGCTTGGTTAAGGTTCATGAGTCTATTGGATATCTCAAAAGACTTGTTTTGCTGAATTTACAAAAATGCAAGAACCTTAGGAATCTTCCAAGCAGCATTTATAACTTAGAATCTCTTACAACTCTTGTATTGTCTGAGTGCCTTAATCTTAAAAAGTTACCGGATTACTTGGGGAATATGATGGCTTTAACGGTGCTGCATGTGGAGAACACTGCTATTAAGCAACTACCATCCTCCTTTAGCCTTCTGAAGAATCTTGAAACTTTATCATTACGTGGAAGTGAATGCCTCATTGAATCACCAAAGTTCTTAGAAACTTCTTGCTTAAAGAAACTGATACTTGAAGGTTGTACAAGCTTGGTTGAGGTTCACAACTCCATTGGACTTCTAAAAATACTAAAGGAACTAAATTTGGGCAGGTGCAAGAAGCTTAGAAATCTTCCAAGTAGCATTTCTAACTTAGAGCTTCTTGAAACTCTTGTGTTGTCTGACTGCTTAGAACTTGATAAGTTACCGGAACAATTGGGGAATATGAAggctttaaaatttttgttggcAGGCAGAACTAATATTGAGCAACGACCATCCTCCTTGGGTCCTAAAAGGAATCCTATAATTATGCCGTTACTTGGATGTGAAGTACCATCCTCATCACGGATATCACCTAAAGGCTCCAAGCACATAAGTTTGTTTCCTTCCCCTTATGAATTATGGTCTTTGACAAACCTGAGACAACTAGATCTCAGTGGGCGTAATTTGTCTGAAGATGAGTTTCCTGTTGAATTTGGAGTTTTATCTTCACTCGAAATATTGGATTTATCGAGAAACAATTTTCGTAACCTACCTGATTGCATCAACTACCTTCCTGAATTATTGCAATTGAATTTGAACGAGTGTAGTACTCTTCAATCAATCTCAGTCCCCTTTATTGTACaggtttttggaattttgagAGCAAATGACTGCATATCATTGGAAAGAATTTTAACTTTGACGAACGAGAGTTTAGGATCTTTGTCCCTTAATAATTGCCAGAAACTGGTTGAGATTCAAAGTTCGAAGAGTTTGCGATCTGGAGCATGTCTTCTCATGGGAAGGTGCAACAATCTATCACCTGCTTTTAGGGAGAGTGTTCTCCAG atgtTGTGCAAGACAGATCATATAGGTACCATTTGCCTCCCCGGAAGTGAGATTCCAAATTGGTTTAGCCATCGGACAATCGGTTCTTCAATATGCATTCGTGTACCCTCCTTTTGGGGTGGTAAAATCGGCAAGATGCTTCTTTGCGTTGTTCTTGCGGCAAAAAAGGAAGCACCCAGAAACCTATCTGGAGTGAGTAGCTTCAGCTGGAGATTACATAATAAAACTAGAACTCACCAAATGCCTTTATATTTAGTGTTCCCAGCTGATTGCTTTTTTGGTAGCTGTGAAGATCAAATATTTGTAGAGGCGATGGGAGATGATCATCTTACGCGAGGTTATATGAAAAGTGGAGACGAAATAGAGGTATCTGTCGACTTCTCGGATGAAGAGGTTAAGGGTGAAATACAAGTAAAGAAGTGTGGAATTCATCTACTAGTTGATGAGCCAAGTGTAATTGATACAAGTGGAGACAAAATAAAACGGTTCTTCGTCGGCAAGGAAGTCCCGGTTTATGCAGGAGAGGTGTGTAGAATACCACTAAATGAGGCAAATGCTACACAAGTAGATGAAAGTGATTTTTGTTCCAGTCTAGATTTTTTTCTACGCACACAACTCAGGCATCATTAG
- the LOC132163147 gene encoding uncharacterized protein LOC132163147 — MADVLEDLCGRISLTEGEKIGIQVEEGEIAADKEAGGKCLIGKVWTEKNINKEAFRSVLSTVWRTAGGVKFKELRENTWLFEFNDDVDKRRVLDGRPWSFDGQILVLNEFDGNTPPSQLEFNQSPFWIQVHDMPLICMNKNIGTKIGRSLGELEEVDVAGDGMGWGSCLRLRVNIDITKPLDRGRALKLEGKSSWVEFKYEKLPIFCFRCGRIVHGPRGCPIPPPTSRSAAKEFNKWGVELRALDPRRRGARGRHSYREQSTRNSPSESDETDSGRHSGERSPNMATSGFHGNPSKEINSKAPAGSGGGGIRNTEKEAGNGTRKDSATAEVHEISAINTMERPAANSPLKTTGPGSCLGHVGHGHLGSTIAGSRVGEAGGGGNMEDQEVTSMEFLLSGAAEHNGGDGENDSNNFRPTLKTWKRMARNTNNARALTQPSSKTKRDRSDPTDEQNSVPERVEKRSKKETVSQNKKLDSLAAAVPQPRQEP, encoded by the coding sequence ATGGCAGACGTACTGGAGGACCTGTGTGGAAGAATCTCCCTCACAGAGGGAGAGAAGATTGGAATACAGGTGGAGGAGGGTGAGATAGCAGCGGACAAGGAAGCGGGCGGGAAGTGCTTGATTGGCAAGGTGTGGACGgaaaagaacatcaataagGAGGCCTTTCGATCAGTGCTTTCAACCGTATGGCGCACTGCAGGAGGTGTGAAGTTCAAAGAATTGAGAGAGAATACATGGCTGTTCGAGTTCAATGACGACGTTGATAAACGGAGGGTATTGGATGGACGGCCTTGGTCGTTTGATGGGCAGATCTTAGTTTTGAATGAGTTTGATGGCAACACTCCACCATCCCAATTGGAGTTTAATCAGTCTCCATTTTGGATTCAAGTCCATGACATGCCTCTCATCTGTATGAATAAGAATATTGGCACTAAGATAGGGAGATCATTGGGAGAACTTGAGGAAGTTGATGTAGCAGGTGATGGAATGGGCTGGGGGAGTTGCTTAAGACTGCGGGTTAACATCGACATTACAAAGCCTCTTGACCGAGGTAGAGCTCTCAAGCTGGAAGGGAAATCATCTTGGGTAGAATTCAAATATGAAAAGCTGCCCATTTTCTGTTTCCGATGTGGCCGGATAGTGCATGGTCCGCGAGGATGCCCGATCCCACCCCCGACCAGTCGTAGTGCAGCAAAGGAGTTCAACAAATGGGGAGTAGAGCTTAGAGCCCTGGACCCACGAAGACGAGGAGCAAGGGGAAGACATTCGTACAGGGAGCAGTCGACCAGAAATTCTCCATCGGAGTCTGACGAGACGGACAGCGGCAGACACTCTGGGGAGCGTTCTCCCAATATGGCAACTTCCGGATTTCACGGAAACCCTTCCAAAGAAATAAATTCGAAGGCGCCAGCTGGGAGCGGAGGAGGCGGGATACGAAACACAGAAAAGGAAGCTGGTAACGGTACAAGGAAAGATTCCGCGACAGCTGAAGTGCATGAAATATCTGCTATAAATACAATGGAACGTCCAGCGGCAAACAGTCCACTGAAAACTACTGGACCGGGCTCATGCTTGGGCCATGTGGGCCATGGACACTTGGGCTCAACAATTGCTGGGTCAAGAGTGGGCGAAGCAGGTGGGGGAGGAAATATGGAAGATCAGGAAGTCACTAGTATGGAGTTTTTACTGTCTGGGGCTGCTGAACACAACGGGGGAGATGGAGAAAATGACTCCAATAATTTCAGGCCTACTCTGAAAACCTGGAAGCGGATGGCCAGAAACACAAATAATGCTCGGGCATTAACCCAGCCCTCTAGTAAGACGAAAAGGGACAGGAGCGATCCCACGGATGAACAAAATTCAGTCCCGGAGAGAGTGGAGAAAAGAAGCAAGAAAGAAACTGTGTCTCAGAATAAGAAGTTGGATTCATTGGCGGCGGCTGTCCCACAGCCCCGCCAGGAGCCATGA
- the LOC132163145 gene encoding probable WRKY transcription factor 9, translating to MDEKSEDQNEASQVVGIEDQIVASQVVGVEDQNEDEEETEATPGEEDDDDVASQANREARVTVIAKCEVASMNDGCQWGICGVTSPTIEYPCGLYIYGCTVDPDCPVWKLVQ from the exons ATGGATGAGA AATCCGAAGACCAAAACGAGGCCTCCCAGGTTGTCGGCATCGAAGACCAAATCGTGGCCTCCCAGGTTGTCGGCGTCGAAGACCAAAACGAAGACG AAGAAGAAACTGAGGCCACACCAGGAGAAGAAGACGATGACGATGTTGCCTCCCAAGCCAATAGGGAAGCAAGGGTTACGGTTATAGCCAAATGTGAAGTAGCCTCT ATGAACGATGGGTGCCAATGGGGAATATGCGGGGTGACATCTCCTACTATAGAATATCCTTGTGGACTATACATCTATGGTTGCACCGTGGATCCAGATTGCCCAGTTTGGAAACTGGTACAATAA